One window from the genome of Streptomyces sp. NBC_00287 encodes:
- the sigJ gene encoding RNA polymerase sigma factor SigJ — MSEISLPETEDRLDPETADRLDQATGVFVAHRELLFGVVYNVLGSVADTEDVLQETWLSWTARGGGAPLDGVENPRAYLVRVAVNHALRRRAAISRRQETYVGPWLPEPLVASDDGADDPALRTESVSLALLVVLESLTPLERAVFVLNEVFGYPHTEIADILDRTPAAVRQLARRARAHVHARRPLYQAHPRVRREATERFVRAALGGDIAALMEILAPDVTVWSDGGGNRKPSGLRPVHGRDKVVRLLTGHAARQGVGELELRYRRVNGDDAAVLFQGDSPFAVMVMDLTPEGDRISGVYIVSNPDKLTHVERGEEEEEA; from the coding sequence ATGTCCGAGATATCACTTCCCGAGACCGAAGACCGGCTTGATCCCGAGACCGCCGACCGGCTGGACCAGGCGACCGGCGTCTTCGTCGCCCATCGCGAGCTACTGTTCGGCGTCGTCTACAACGTGCTGGGCAGCGTCGCCGACACCGAGGACGTCCTCCAGGAGACCTGGCTGTCCTGGACCGCCCGGGGCGGCGGCGCCCCGCTCGACGGGGTGGAGAACCCCCGGGCGTATCTCGTCCGCGTCGCCGTCAACCACGCCCTGCGCCGACGCGCCGCGATCAGCCGCCGCCAGGAGACATACGTCGGACCGTGGCTGCCCGAGCCACTGGTCGCGTCCGACGACGGCGCGGACGACCCGGCCCTGCGCACCGAGTCCGTGTCACTGGCGCTGCTGGTGGTACTGGAGTCGCTGACTCCGCTGGAGCGCGCGGTGTTCGTCCTGAACGAGGTGTTCGGCTATCCGCACACCGAGATCGCGGACATCCTGGACCGCACCCCGGCGGCGGTACGGCAGTTGGCCCGGCGCGCCCGCGCCCATGTGCATGCGCGGCGGCCGCTGTACCAGGCGCATCCACGGGTACGGCGGGAGGCGACGGAGCGGTTCGTCAGGGCCGCGCTCGGCGGGGACATCGCCGCGCTGATGGAGATCCTCGCGCCGGACGTCACGGTGTGGTCGGACGGCGGCGGCAACCGCAAGCCGTCGGGGCTGCGCCCGGTGCACGGCCGGGACAAGGTGGTCCGGCTGCTCACCGGGCACGCCGCCCGGCAGGGCGTGGGCGAACTGGAGCTGCGCTACCGGCGCGTCAACGGCGACGACGCGGCGGTGCTGTTCCAGGGCGACTCACCGTTCGCGGTGATGGTCATGGACCTCACCCCGGAGGGCGACCGGATCTCGGGCGTCTACATCGTCAGCAACCCCGACAAGCTCACGCATGTCGAACGGGGCGAGGAAGAGGAGGAGGCGTGA
- a CDS encoding 2-hydroxyacid dehydrogenase — translation MNVLAVIAPHVGGRNVGAGLATLFPAEANVTVVETADEDPAALRAAHVIITGLGPVTAEHLAAAPELKLVQCASHGFDYVDLTAARDRGVQVCNIGSSGAEAQNVAEQTFALMLALAKQLIPAHTALVEGDWALPRLQSSLTELSGKTLGIVGLGQIGREVARRAVAFDMTVVYAGRNRVSPEVEERLGGARHVPLDDLLRTADYVSLHAPLTDDTRHLLDAGRLALLKPTAFVVNTARGALIDQDALADALEKRALAGAGIDVFDPEPPTPALRLLRAPNVVLSPHAGGVTRETLVRIALAAVENVTGFLSGKEPRDVVSQRGPTARPPTANPGSPTPPDPPASAGRRSRYGP, via the coding sequence ATGAACGTCCTCGCCGTCATCGCCCCGCATGTCGGCGGCCGCAACGTGGGAGCGGGACTCGCCACCCTCTTCCCCGCCGAGGCGAACGTCACCGTCGTCGAGACGGCGGACGAGGACCCGGCCGCCCTGCGCGCCGCGCATGTGATCATCACGGGGCTCGGCCCCGTGACCGCCGAACACCTCGCCGCGGCACCGGAGTTGAAGCTGGTGCAGTGCGCGAGCCACGGCTTCGACTACGTCGATCTGACGGCCGCCCGCGACCGGGGCGTGCAGGTGTGCAACATCGGCTCCAGCGGCGCGGAGGCGCAGAACGTCGCCGAGCAGACCTTCGCCCTCATGCTCGCCCTCGCCAAGCAGCTGATCCCCGCCCACACCGCGCTCGTCGAGGGCGACTGGGCGCTGCCCCGTCTGCAGAGCTCCCTCACCGAACTGTCCGGCAAGACACTCGGCATCGTGGGCCTCGGCCAGATCGGCCGCGAAGTCGCCCGCCGCGCGGTCGCCTTCGACATGACCGTCGTCTACGCCGGACGCAACCGGGTCTCCCCCGAGGTGGAGGAGCGACTCGGCGGCGCCCGCCATGTCCCGCTCGACGACCTGCTGCGCACCGCGGACTACGTCTCCCTGCACGCCCCGCTCACCGACGACACCCGGCACCTCCTCGATGCCGGCCGGCTGGCGCTGCTGAAGCCGACGGCGTTCGTGGTGAACACCGCGCGGGGCGCCCTGATCGACCAGGACGCCCTCGCGGACGCCCTGGAGAAGCGCGCCCTGGCCGGGGCGGGCATCGACGTCTTCGATCCCGAACCTCCCACCCCGGCCCTGCGGTTGCTGCGGGCCCCGAATGTGGTGCTCTCCCCGCACGCCGGCGGCGTCACCCGCGAGACCCTGGTCCGTATCGCGCTGGCCGCGGTGGAGAACGTGACCGGGTTCCTGTCGGGCAAGGAGCCGCGCGACGTGGTCAGTCAGCGCGGGCCGACGGCGCGGCCACCGACAGCGAACCCGGGTTCGCCGACTCCCCCGGATCCGCCAGCCAGCGCTGGTCGTCGGAGCCGTTACGGACCTTGA
- a CDS encoding toxin Doc — MAPVIHIDVPWLLQRHEEVLPDQPTINDFSALVAAVARHRVDPPRLGVNSDPAWRAAALLHTIALLKPLPAANARFACASAVAYMFVSGVGIDPPYGALVDLARDLIDGKTDVFGAADRLRSWQI; from the coding sequence ATGGCCCCCGTCATCCACATCGACGTGCCCTGGCTGCTCCAGCGGCACGAGGAGGTCCTGCCGGACCAGCCCACGATCAACGACTTCTCGGCGCTCGTGGCCGCCGTAGCCCGGCACCGCGTCGACCCGCCGCGCCTCGGCGTGAACTCCGACCCGGCCTGGCGGGCCGCCGCGCTGCTGCACACCATCGCCCTGCTCAAGCCGCTGCCCGCGGCCAACGCCCGGTTCGCCTGCGCCTCGGCCGTGGCGTACATGTTCGTCAGCGGTGTCGGCATCGATCCGCCGTACGGCGCCCTCGTCGACCTCGCCCGGGATCTGATCGACGGCAAGACCGATGTGTTCGGCGCCGCGGACCGGCTGCGGTCCTGGCAGATCTGA
- a CDS encoding 2OG-Fe(II) oxygenase: MPLTADTARCRIAATDWDALAAELDVHGSALTAPLLTPAECRDLAALYEKPELFRTTVDMARHRFGSGEYRYFTHELPAPVAALRAALYPRLLPIARDWAARLGRPAPWPDSLSEWLERCRTAGQDRSAQILLRYTEGDWNALHRDVFGDLVFPLQVVVGLDEYGTDYTGGEFLMVEQRPRAQSRGTSTVLRQGHGLVFTTRERPVRTKRGWSAGAMRHGVSTVRSGRRHALGIVFHDAA; the protein is encoded by the coding sequence ATGCCCCTCACCGCCGACACCGCCCGCTGCCGGATCGCCGCCACCGACTGGGACGCGCTCGCCGCCGAGCTGGACGTGCACGGCAGCGCGCTCACGGCACCGCTACTGACGCCCGCGGAGTGCCGGGACCTGGCCGCGCTCTACGAGAAGCCGGAGCTCTTCCGGACCACCGTCGACATGGCACGCCACCGCTTCGGCTCGGGCGAGTACCGCTACTTCACCCACGAACTGCCGGCCCCGGTCGCCGCCCTGCGCGCCGCGCTCTACCCGCGTCTGCTGCCGATCGCCCGCGACTGGGCCGCCCGCCTCGGCCGCCCGGCACCCTGGCCGGACTCCCTGTCCGAGTGGCTGGAGCGCTGCCGTACGGCGGGCCAGGACCGCTCGGCACAGATCCTGCTGCGCTACACGGAGGGCGACTGGAACGCCCTTCACCGGGACGTCTTCGGCGACCTGGTCTTCCCGCTCCAGGTCGTCGTGGGCCTCGACGAGTACGGCACCGACTACACCGGCGGCGAGTTCCTGATGGTGGAGCAGCGGCCGCGCGCCCAGTCCCGGGGCACCTCGACCGTGCTGCGACAGGGCCACGGGCTGGTCTTCACGACCCGTGAGCGCCCGGTGCGCACCAAGCGCGGCTGGTCGGCGGGGGCGATGCGGCACGGGGTGAGCACGGTCCGCTCGGGCCGCCGGCACGCGCTGGGGATCGTCTTTCACGACGCCGCGTGA
- a CDS encoding RICIN domain-containing protein, with amino-acid sequence MPTPHPPRPPYPPPVGVPEESDDGLAARLRGRPDGETTHTVALLMARHWQPAQEYAVICLASRAEIAAMVTSAAFHQVLDRLALGEPATALRPRLLVAVRDTVRVWAAEERISAVLPDLRKPAGGRGMRAAKSMTAENRKLAGRSFNALPGLARCLLWHTEVEAEAITVPASLLGMDTDTASVAIEQAREKFREGCVLAHRELAPTKDCRFYNRLLDVPIRRGGALLPDVQQHLSECRYCRSAAEQLSHFEGALGTLLAESVLGWGARRYLESRPGRTQQSPHPRGSARHGRGRRRLLPRIPAQVRRVTEGPRPSRVLFTGVGIASAGLLASVLAAGVWSDDDGSSPAASATNGGTGAEAPPTVSTAPPGTAQLPVPPRQTRLRNAEADLCLDIRDEPEAGAGTELAACSAADTQQWSYEEDGLLRSAAEPELCLDSHVDAGVVVLGRCADEDDDRADDVRYDLTVQGELLPRWDEQLALTSTNGEAGADIVVKVRNGSDDQRWLADPGESANPGSLSVAAPSARAD; translated from the coding sequence GTGCCCACCCCCCACCCCCCTCGCCCCCCTTACCCGCCGCCCGTCGGCGTCCCCGAGGAATCGGACGACGGCCTCGCCGCCCGCCTCAGAGGCAGACCGGACGGCGAGACAACCCATACGGTCGCCCTGTTGATGGCGCGACACTGGCAACCCGCCCAGGAATACGCGGTGATCTGCCTCGCCTCCCGCGCGGAGATCGCCGCCATGGTCACCTCCGCCGCCTTCCATCAGGTCCTCGACCGGCTGGCGCTGGGCGAACCTGCCACGGCGCTGCGCCCCCGACTGCTGGTCGCCGTACGGGACACGGTCCGGGTGTGGGCGGCCGAGGAGCGAATATCGGCCGTCCTGCCGGATCTCCGGAAACCGGCCGGCGGTCGCGGTATGCGTGCCGCGAAGTCCATGACTGCGGAAAATCGCAAGTTGGCCGGACGTTCATTCAACGCCCTTCCCGGACTTGCCCGGTGTCTGCTGTGGCACACCGAGGTGGAGGCGGAAGCGATAACCGTGCCCGCCTCACTGCTGGGCATGGATACCGACACCGCGTCGGTCGCAATCGAACAGGCGCGTGAAAAATTCCGCGAAGGCTGTGTACTCGCCCATCGAGAACTCGCCCCGACGAAGGATTGCCGCTTCTACAACCGCCTCCTCGACGTCCCCATTCGCCGCGGTGGAGCCCTGCTGCCGGACGTCCAGCAGCATCTGTCGGAGTGCCGTTACTGTCGTTCGGCCGCCGAACAACTGAGCCATTTCGAGGGCGCTTTGGGCACCCTGCTCGCCGAATCCGTCCTCGGCTGGGGCGCCCGCCGCTATCTGGAGTCCCGCCCGGGCCGTACCCAGCAGAGCCCGCACCCCCGCGGTTCGGCCCGGCACGGCCGCGGACGCCGACGCCTCCTGCCCCGTATCCCCGCGCAAGTGCGCCGGGTGACGGAGGGGCCTCGTCCGTCCCGGGTGCTGTTCACCGGGGTGGGCATCGCCTCGGCGGGGCTGCTCGCGTCGGTCCTCGCGGCCGGTGTCTGGTCCGACGACGACGGCTCCAGCCCGGCCGCCTCCGCGACGAACGGCGGCACCGGCGCCGAGGCCCCGCCCACGGTGTCCACCGCACCCCCGGGCACTGCCCAACTCCCCGTCCCGCCACGGCAGACCCGGCTGCGCAACGCCGAAGCCGACCTGTGCCTGGACATCCGCGACGAGCCCGAGGCCGGCGCCGGAACCGAGCTCGCGGCCTGCTCGGCGGCGGACACCCAGCAGTGGTCGTACGAGGAGGACGGGCTGTTGCGCAGTGCCGCGGAGCCCGAGCTCTGCCTGGACTCGCATGTGGACGCGGGGGTCGTCGTCCTCGGGCGGTGCGCCGACGAGGACGACGACCGGGCCGACGATGTGCGTTACGACCTCACCGTGCAGGGCGAGTTGCTGCCCCGCTGGGACGAGCAGCTCGCCCTCACCTCGACCAACGGCGAAGCGGGCGCTGACATCGTAGTCAAGGTCCGTAACGGCTCCGACGACCAGCGCTGGCTGGCGGATCCGGGGGAGTCGGCGAACCCGGGTTCGCTGTCGGTGGCCGCGCCGTCGGCCCGCGCTGACTGA